In the Flagellimonas sp. MMG031 genome, one interval contains:
- a CDS encoding tetratricopeptide repeat protein → MALESNEYPDKSISKFESMLKTDDVYFFDAEDFEEIIHHYLNNGKISLGKKAIQIGLEQHPNSMELKLLQVEVLAFEDKFEAAETLLDEIQNINAGNEEIYIQRANIRSKQDKHQEAVNLLLEALNVTDHSFDIHSLLGMEYLFMDNYEQAKLSFMRCVEMDDSDYSSLYNVVYCFEFLEDFDGSIYYLNDYLDRNPYCEVAWHQLGKMYLAKNLYLEALTAFDFAVISDDSFIGAYFEKGKVLEKLGRYNEAIENYESTITMEDPTSYAFLRLGKCHEKLGNYDLAKYYYYHTVHEDPLLDKGWLAITDFHYGQKNYEKALYYINKAINIDGENPKYWKKAAKIYAALENYDEADFAYKQAVDLGNYELATWRNWAEVLNQIGDYNSAIQVLIQGLEFYPDNSDLTYKLAGLHLKNNDLDEAKTILSKAMKVDIGKLRQFEKEFPEFIEVDWVKALVSKVRRTAK, encoded by the coding sequence ATGGCGTTAGAATCTAACGAATATCCTGACAAATCGATAAGCAAATTTGAGTCCATGCTCAAGACAGATGACGTCTACTTCTTCGATGCGGAGGACTTTGAGGAAATCATCCACCACTACCTGAACAACGGCAAAATATCCCTAGGCAAAAAAGCCATCCAAATTGGTTTGGAACAACATCCCAATTCCATGGAATTAAAGCTTTTGCAGGTTGAGGTTTTGGCTTTTGAGGACAAATTTGAAGCTGCCGAGACGCTCTTGGATGAAATCCAGAACATCAATGCGGGCAATGAAGAAATCTACATCCAAAGAGCCAATATCCGTTCCAAGCAGGACAAACACCAGGAAGCAGTAAACTTACTCTTGGAAGCACTTAACGTGACCGACCACTCCTTTGACATTCACTCCCTTTTGGGAATGGAATACCTGTTCATGGATAACTACGAGCAGGCCAAGCTCAGCTTTATGCGCTGTGTGGAAATGGACGACAGTGACTATTCATCCCTATACAATGTGGTGTACTGTTTTGAGTTTTTGGAAGATTTTGATGGGAGCATCTACTACCTGAACGATTATTTGGACCGCAATCCTTACTGCGAAGTGGCCTGGCATCAACTCGGTAAAATGTACTTGGCCAAAAATTTGTATCTGGAAGCATTGACGGCATTTGATTTTGCGGTGATTTCAGACGATTCTTTCATCGGGGCCTATTTTGAAAAAGGCAAGGTGTTGGAAAAACTGGGCAGGTACAACGAAGCCATAGAAAACTACGAGTCCACCATCACTATGGAAGACCCTACTTCCTATGCTTTTTTACGTTTGGGCAAATGCCATGAAAAACTGGGCAATTACGATCTGGCCAAGTATTATTACTATCATACCGTACATGAAGACCCTTTGTTGGACAAAGGTTGGTTGGCCATCACCGATTTCCATTATGGACAAAAGAATTACGAAAAAGCCCTGTATTATATCAACAAGGCCATCAATATAGATGGTGAAAACCCAAAATATTGGAAAAAAGCAGCCAAGATTTATGCAGCGCTCGAAAATTATGATGAAGCCGACTTTGCATACAAACAAGCGGTGGATTTGGGCAACTACGAATTGGCAACATGGAGAAACTGGGCCGAAGTACTCAACCAAATTGGGGACTACAATTCCGCTATTCAAGTACTTATTCAAGGTTTGGAGTTTTATCCCGATAATTCCGACCTCACCTACAAATTGGCGGGTCTCCATTTAAAAAATAACGACTTGGACGAAGCAAAAACCATTTTGTCAAAGGCCATGAAAGTGGATATTGGTAAATTGCGGCAGTTTGAAAAGGAATTCCCAGAATTCATAGAAGTTGATTGGGTGAAAGCGTTGGTTTCCAAAGTCAGGAGAACCGCCAAGTAA
- a CDS encoding DUF368 domain-containing protein, with protein sequence MQARRTLDYVFITLKGMAMGAADVVPGVSGGTIAFISGIYEELITSINNIDLSLIKMLRKDGIKAVWNKVNGNFLLALFVGIFISVLSLAKFLSWLLENEPILLWSFFFGLVVASIFMVGKEITRWNMGSIVVLLLGAALAFFITELPASDNVDSLPYLFLSGALAICAMILPGISGAFILVLLGSYKTILDAVHERDFKIIFTVGIGAIFGLLSFARLLKWMFNHYKNITLALLTGFILGSLNKIWPWKKVLETKTFGDKTIVVDDMNVLPGAFEGDSKLMLALVLAILGFSLIFILERLASKK encoded by the coding sequence ATGCAAGCACGTCGTACACTGGACTACGTATTTATCACCCTTAAAGGTATGGCCATGGGTGCCGCCGACGTAGTCCCGGGAGTATCCGGAGGAACCATCGCCTTTATTTCCGGAATTTATGAGGAACTCATCACCTCCATCAACAACATAGACCTTTCCCTCATCAAAATGTTGCGAAAAGACGGTATCAAAGCCGTCTGGAACAAGGTCAATGGCAACTTTCTTTTGGCATTGTTCGTTGGGATTTTTATCAGCGTCCTCTCCTTGGCCAAATTCTTGAGCTGGCTTTTGGAAAATGAGCCCATTTTGCTCTGGTCTTTCTTTTTTGGCTTGGTGGTGGCTTCCATTTTTATGGTCGGTAAGGAAATCACGAGGTGGAACATGGGTTCGATTGTGGTACTGCTTTTGGGTGCGGCCCTTGCCTTTTTTATTACCGAACTGCCGGCCAGCGATAATGTGGATAGTCTACCCTATCTGTTCCTTTCCGGAGCCTTGGCCATTTGTGCTATGATCTTGCCCGGAATCTCAGGGGCATTTATTTTGGTACTGCTTGGCTCCTACAAAACCATTTTGGACGCTGTTCACGAAAGGGACTTTAAAATTATATTTACGGTGGGCATTGGAGCTATTTTTGGTCTTTTGAGCTTCGCTCGATTGCTCAAATGGATGTTCAACCACTATAAAAACATCACCTTGGCCCTTTTGACAGGCTTTATTTTGGGTTCGCTCAATAAAATCTGGCCCTGGAAAAAGGTATTGGAAACCAAAACCTTTGGTGACAAGACCATTGTGGTGGACGATATGAACGTACTTCCCGGTGCTTTTGAGGGCGATAGCAAATTAATGCTTGCCCTAGTGTTAGCCATCCTAGGTTTTTCACTTATTTTTATCCTCGAAAGATTAGCTTCCAAAAAATAA